From a single Herbiconiux sp. SALV-R1 genomic region:
- a CDS encoding response regulator transcription factor, whose product MIRLVVADDHPIVRAGLLALFAQESDIAVVAEAATSTEAVRAAERESPDVVLIDLQFGSRDAGSGADATRRIRALDAAPYVLVLTNYDSDADILGAIEAGASGYLLKDAPPHELVAAVRAAAAGESALAPVIASRLLTRLRAPQASLSPREIEVLELVAAGRTTQSIAAELFLGETTVKSHLAHIYTKLGVSSRTAAVSAARGRGILR is encoded by the coding sequence GTGATCAGGCTCGTGGTGGCCGACGACCACCCCATCGTGCGCGCGGGACTGCTCGCGCTGTTCGCCCAGGAGAGCGACATCGCCGTCGTCGCCGAGGCCGCCACCAGCACGGAGGCGGTGCGTGCCGCCGAGCGCGAGAGCCCTGACGTGGTGCTCATCGACCTGCAGTTCGGGTCACGCGACGCGGGGTCGGGTGCCGACGCGACCCGGCGCATCCGTGCCCTCGATGCGGCGCCGTACGTGCTCGTGCTCACGAACTACGACTCCGACGCCGACATCCTGGGCGCCATCGAGGCGGGCGCCAGCGGTTATCTGCTGAAAGACGCTCCCCCGCACGAGCTGGTCGCCGCGGTGCGTGCGGCCGCCGCCGGGGAGAGCGCGCTCGCGCCGGTCATCGCGTCACGCCTGCTCACCCGCCTGCGCGCTCCTCAGGCGAGCCTCAGCCCGCGCGAGATCGAGGTGCTCGAGCTGGTGGCCGCGGGCCGCACCACCCAGTCGATCGCCGCCGAGCTGTTCCTCGGCGAGACGACGGTGAAGTCGCACCTCGCCCACATCTACACCAAGCTCGGCGTCTCCTCCCGCACGGCCGCCGTCTCCGCGGCGCGCGGCAGGGGCATCCTGCGCTGA
- a CDS encoding phospho-sugar mutase — MSTGEVDDRGDDPNDVELLVEQAAAWLAQDPDPETRAELSGLLRGVGSSLPGAADELRSRFGSRLEFGTAGLRGELAAGPNRMNRVLVGQAAAGLAAYLLERAHPGTAPSIVIGYDGRKNSRVFATDTAEIMAGAGVRAVLLPRLLPTPLVAFAVRDLAVSAGVMVTASHNPPRDNGYKVYLGGADDGSQIVPPADAEIAAHILRVAETGDVSALPRSEAYEIAGEDVIDRYVAATAAVASASVSPAGNTDARPATAGAAPGPKVVYTAMHGVGWETFSRVLDAAGFAQPELVTAQIEPDPAFPTVAFPNPEEPGTLDLAFETARAVGADLIVANDPDADRLAIAVPDASRTEGFRALTGNEVGQLLGWRAAERWAAAAGAGAGARGTLACSIVSSPGLGAVARAYGLDFAETLTGFKWVSRASGLVFGYEEALGYLVNPETVRDKDGISAAVALLDLARELAASGRTVADRLDEFAERFGHYGSAQISLRVTDLDQIGRVMQRLRDDPPAEIGGIRVDRIDDLSRGEGDVPPSDVLRMLLPGARVMVRPSGTEPKLKIYLDAWSAEGSLFERRDAVVERLARLEGGMRDRIS; from the coding sequence GTGAGTACCGGCGAGGTCGACGACCGGGGCGACGACCCGAACGACGTGGAGCTGCTCGTCGAGCAGGCCGCGGCCTGGCTCGCCCAAGACCCCGACCCCGAGACCCGCGCCGAGCTCTCCGGGCTGCTGCGCGGGGTGGGGTCGAGCCTTCCCGGGGCCGCCGACGAGCTGCGCTCGCGCTTCGGCTCCCGGCTGGAGTTCGGCACGGCGGGGCTGCGCGGCGAGCTCGCCGCCGGCCCGAACCGCATGAACCGTGTGCTCGTGGGGCAGGCGGCCGCCGGCCTCGCGGCCTATCTGCTCGAGCGCGCGCATCCGGGAACCGCCCCGTCGATCGTCATCGGCTACGACGGTCGCAAGAACTCGCGGGTGTTCGCCACCGACACCGCCGAGATCATGGCGGGCGCCGGCGTGCGCGCCGTGCTGCTGCCGCGACTGCTGCCGACGCCCCTCGTGGCGTTCGCGGTGCGCGATCTCGCCGTCTCGGCGGGCGTGATGGTGACCGCCTCGCACAACCCTCCGCGCGACAACGGCTACAAGGTGTACCTCGGCGGCGCCGACGACGGCTCGCAGATCGTGCCGCCGGCCGACGCGGAGATCGCCGCACACATCCTGCGCGTCGCCGAGACGGGCGACGTGAGCGCGCTTCCGCGCTCCGAGGCCTACGAGATCGCCGGAGAGGACGTGATCGACCGGTACGTGGCGGCCACCGCGGCGGTCGCGAGCGCCTCGGTGTCGCCGGCGGGGAACACGGATGCGCGCCCTGCGACCGCAGGCGCCGCCCCCGGCCCCAAGGTCGTCTACACGGCGATGCACGGCGTCGGCTGGGAGACCTTCTCGCGCGTGCTCGACGCCGCGGGCTTCGCGCAGCCCGAGCTCGTGACCGCCCAGATCGAGCCCGATCCGGCGTTCCCCACCGTCGCGTTCCCCAACCCCGAGGAGCCCGGTACCCTCGACCTCGCCTTCGAGACGGCGCGCGCCGTCGGCGCCGACCTCATCGTGGCGAACGACCCCGACGCCGACCGGCTCGCCATCGCCGTTCCCGACGCCTCGCGCACCGAGGGCTTCCGCGCCCTCACGGGCAACGAGGTGGGGCAGCTGCTCGGGTGGCGGGCGGCGGAGCGGTGGGCGGCCGCGGCTGGGGCTGGTGCGGGCGCCCGCGGGACCCTCGCCTGCTCCATCGTCTCCTCCCCCGGGCTCGGCGCCGTCGCGCGGGCCTACGGTCTCGACTTCGCCGAGACGCTCACCGGGTTCAAGTGGGTCTCCCGTGCATCCGGTCTCGTCTTCGGCTACGAGGAGGCGCTCGGGTACCTCGTCAACCCCGAGACCGTGCGTGACAAAGACGGCATCTCGGCAGCCGTCGCACTGCTCGATCTTGCGCGTGAACTCGCCGCCTCGGGCCGCACCGTCGCCGACCGGCTCGACGAGTTCGCCGAGCGCTTCGGCCACTACGGCTCGGCGCAGATCTCGCTGCGGGTCACCGACCTCGACCAGATCGGGCGGGTCATGCAACGGCTGCGCGACGATCCGCCCGCCGAGATCGGCGGCATCCGAGTCGACCGCATCGACGACCTCAGCCGCGGCGAGGGCGACGTGCCGCCGAGTGACGTGCTGCGGATGCTGCTGCCCGGCGCCCGGGTGATGGTGCGGCCGAGTGGCACCGAGCCGAAGCTCAAGATCTACCTCGACGCGTGGAGCGCGGAGGGCTCGCTGTTCGAGCGCCGCGATGCCGTCGTGGAGCGACTGGCGAGGCTCGAGGGCGGGATGCGCGACCGTATCTCCTGA
- a CDS encoding NAD(P)H-quinone dehydrogenase has translation MAYEFERKQRVAVVGGGPGGYEAALAGAQLGAEVTLIEQSGVGGSAVITDVVPSKTLIAVAEATNGIGEAADLGVQFFSRSEKNGRPVRPEVAVNLAQVNKRLLGLARQQSEDMRANLIRAGVTVLTGHGRLDGPDAVIVSTGAGEGGTDFEHIDADTIVISVGASPRILSSAVPDGERIFTWTQLYNLTAVPEHLIVVGSGVTGAEFASAYTALGSKVTLISSRDQVLPGEDADAAAVIENVFKRNGMTVLSKSRADSVERTADGVVATLSDGTKVEGSHCLMAVGSIPNTKGMGLEEAGVQLTESGHIRVNRVARTSAPNIYAAGDCTSFLPLASVASMQGRTALFHAMGDAVNPIELRNVASNIFTQPQIATVGWTQRQIEEGIAQGDIYKLPLSSNPRAKMMGIKDGFVKLFARTGSGTVIGGVVVAPNASELIFPIALAVEHRMTVDQVSRAFTVYPSLSGSISDAARAMHIVL, from the coding sequence ATGGCCTATGAGTTCGAGCGCAAGCAGCGAGTCGCCGTCGTCGGGGGAGGGCCGGGAGGCTACGAGGCAGCGCTCGCGGGCGCGCAGCTCGGGGCCGAGGTCACCCTCATCGAGCAGTCGGGGGTCGGCGGCTCCGCGGTGATCACCGATGTGGTGCCGTCGAAGACGCTCATCGCGGTGGCCGAGGCCACCAACGGCATCGGTGAGGCCGCCGACCTCGGTGTGCAGTTCTTCTCCCGCAGCGAGAAGAACGGGCGGCCCGTGCGACCCGAGGTCGCCGTGAACCTGGCCCAGGTCAACAAGCGTCTGCTCGGGCTCGCCCGGCAGCAGTCGGAAGACATGCGGGCGAACCTCATCCGGGCCGGCGTCACAGTGCTCACCGGTCACGGGCGGCTCGACGGGCCCGACGCGGTGATCGTCTCGACCGGTGCGGGCGAGGGCGGCACCGACTTCGAGCACATCGACGCCGACACCATCGTCATCTCCGTGGGGGCCAGCCCCCGCATCCTGTCGTCGGCGGTGCCCGATGGGGAGCGCATCTTCACCTGGACGCAGCTCTACAACCTCACCGCCGTTCCCGAGCACCTCATCGTGGTGGGATCGGGTGTGACGGGTGCGGAGTTCGCCTCGGCCTACACGGCGCTCGGGTCGAAGGTGACGCTCATCTCCTCGCGCGACCAGGTGCTGCCGGGCGAAGACGCGGATGCGGCTGCCGTGATCGAGAACGTGTTCAAGCGCAACGGCATGACGGTGCTCTCGAAGTCGCGCGCCGACTCGGTGGAGCGCACCGCCGACGGGGTGGTCGCGACGCTCTCCGACGGCACGAAGGTGGAGGGGTCGCACTGTCTGATGGCGGTCGGCTCGATTCCGAACACCAAGGGGATGGGGCTCGAGGAGGCCGGCGTGCAGCTGACCGAGTCGGGGCACATCAGGGTGAACCGGGTGGCCCGCACCAGTGCGCCGAACATCTACGCCGCGGGCGACTGCACGAGCTTCCTGCCGCTCGCCTCGGTGGCCTCGATGCAGGGGCGCACCGCGCTGTTCCACGCCATGGGCGACGCGGTGAACCCGATCGAGCTGCGCAACGTGGCCTCGAACATCTTCACCCAGCCGCAGATCGCGACGGTGGGATGGACGCAGCGCCAGATCGAGGAGGGCATCGCCCAGGGCGACATCTACAAGCTGCCGCTGTCGTCGAACCCGCGCGCGAAGATGATGGGTATCAAGGACGGCTTCGTGAAGCTGTTCGCGCGCACGGGGTCGGGCACCGTCATCGGGGGCGTCGTGGTGGCGCCGAACGCGTCGGAGCTGATCTTCCCGATCGCGCTCGCGGTGGAGCACCGCATGACGGTCGACCAGGTGTCGCGGGCGTTCACCGTGTACCCGTCGCTGTCGGGGTCGATCTCCGACGCGGCGCGGGCGATGCACATCGTTCTGTAG
- a CDS encoding purine-nucleoside phosphorylase, whose amino-acid sequence MSSPTSNPLDLPDSDPFEVARDAAARIAELSGVPRHDIALTLGSGWRKAADLIGETVATIPASEVVGFSEPAVPGHVGSLRSIRLPNGKHALVIGARTHYYEGHGVRRVVHSVRTAAATGAKVMVLTNGAGGIKEHWKPGTPVLISDHINLTFDSPLEGATFIDLTDLYSSRLRELARTVDPSLDDGVYVQFRGPQYETPAEVQMAKAIGGHIVGMSTALEAIAARQAGMEIIGFSLITNLAAGIQKTPLSHAEVIEAGKNAEAAIGDLLARVVATL is encoded by the coding sequence ATGTCCTCACCGACCTCGAATCCGCTCGACCTGCCCGACTCCGACCCCTTCGAGGTCGCCCGCGACGCGGCAGCGCGCATCGCCGAACTCAGCGGCGTTCCCCGTCACGACATCGCCCTCACGCTCGGCAGCGGCTGGCGCAAGGCAGCCGACCTCATCGGCGAGACCGTCGCCACTATCCCCGCCTCCGAGGTGGTCGGCTTCAGCGAGCCCGCGGTGCCCGGCCACGTCGGGTCGCTCCGCTCCATCCGGCTGCCGAACGGCAAGCACGCGCTCGTCATCGGCGCCCGCACCCACTACTACGAGGGCCACGGCGTGCGCCGGGTGGTGCACTCGGTGCGCACCGCGGCCGCCACCGGCGCGAAGGTCATGGTGCTCACGAACGGTGCCGGAGGCATCAAGGAGCACTGGAAGCCCGGCACCCCCGTGCTCATCAGCGACCACATCAACCTCACCTTCGACTCCCCGCTCGAGGGCGCGACCTTCATCGACCTCACCGACCTGTACTCCAGCCGCCTGCGTGAGCTCGCCCGCACCGTCGACCCGTCCCTCGACGACGGCGTCTACGTGCAGTTCCGCGGCCCGCAGTACGAGACCCCGGCCGAGGTGCAGATGGCCAAGGCCATCGGCGGGCACATCGTCGGCATGTCGACGGCGCTCGAGGCGATCGCCGCGCGCCAGGCGGGCATGGAGATCATCGGCTTCTCGCTCATCACGAACCTCGCCGCCGGCATCCAGAAGACCCCGCTCAGCCACGCCGAGGTCATCGAGGCGGGCAAGAACGCCGAGGCCGCCATCGGCGACCTCCTCGCGCGGGTGGTCGCGACGCTGTGA
- the poxB gene encoding ubiquinone-dependent pyruvate dehydrogenase: MTTIADTIVDILDDAGVKRVYGLPGDSLNGFTDAIRRAGTVEWSHVRHEEAAAFAAAAEAALTGELAVCAGSCGPGNLHLINGLFDANRSRVPVLAIAAQIPATEIGTTYFQETHPQELFRECSVYTELVSVPEQLPRVLEIAMRTAIERRGVAVVVIPGEIFLKVEVGREKSAPIRATRSIVRPVDSELAKAAELLNGSKKVTILGGAGTEGAHDKVVALAERLKAPIVHALRGKEFLEYDNPYDVGMTGLLGFASGYKAMESCDTLLMLGTDFPYPQFFPSKATIIQLDLRGEQIGRRTPIDLALVGDVGDTIDALLPLLEETKSSRHLDAALSHYAKARKELDDLADDDRDRTPIHPQYVARLVSELATDDAVFIPDVGSPVVWAARYLKMNGSRRLIGSFSHGTMANAVPHAIGAQSAFPERQVVALSGDGGLAMLFGELLTLRQNGLPVKIVVFNNSSLNFVELEMKAAGIVNFGTGLDNPNFADVANALGIHGARVERPGDLEGALRAAFAHDGPALVDVVTARQELSIPPTVTAQQAKGFALYAIRTVLSGNAKELVDLAETNVVRRVLR; the protein is encoded by the coding sequence ATGACCACGATCGCAGACACCATCGTCGACATCCTCGACGACGCCGGGGTGAAGAGGGTCTACGGCCTTCCCGGCGACTCGCTGAACGGCTTCACCGACGCCATCCGGCGCGCGGGCACGGTGGAGTGGTCGCACGTGCGGCACGAGGAGGCGGCGGCGTTCGCGGCGGCGGCCGAGGCCGCGCTCACCGGTGAGCTCGCGGTGTGCGCGGGCAGCTGCGGACCGGGCAACCTGCACCTCATCAACGGCCTGTTCGACGCGAACCGCAGTCGCGTGCCCGTGCTCGCCATCGCCGCGCAGATCCCGGCGACCGAGATCGGCACCACCTACTTCCAGGAGACGCACCCGCAGGAGCTGTTCCGCGAGTGCAGCGTCTACACCGAGCTGGTGAGCGTGCCCGAGCAGCTGCCGCGGGTGCTCGAGATCGCGATGCGCACGGCGATCGAGCGGCGGGGTGTCGCGGTCGTGGTCATCCCGGGCGAGATCTTCCTGAAAGTCGAGGTGGGGCGCGAGAAGTCGGCGCCCATCCGCGCCACCCGCAGCATCGTGAGGCCGGTCGACTCCGAGCTGGCGAAGGCCGCCGAGCTGCTGAACGGCTCGAAGAAGGTCACCATCCTCGGCGGCGCCGGCACCGAGGGAGCGCACGACAAGGTGGTCGCGCTGGCCGAGCGGCTGAAGGCGCCCATCGTGCATGCGCTCCGCGGCAAGGAGTTCCTCGAGTACGACAACCCCTACGACGTGGGCATGACCGGGTTGCTGGGTTTCGCATCCGGCTACAAGGCGATGGAGAGCTGCGACACGCTGCTCATGCTCGGCACCGACTTCCCCTACCCGCAGTTCTTCCCGTCGAAGGCGACGATCATCCAGCTCGACCTGCGCGGCGAGCAGATCGGCCGCCGCACCCCCATCGACCTGGCGCTGGTCGGCGATGTGGGCGACACGATCGACGCGCTGCTGCCGCTGCTCGAGGAGACGAAGAGCAGCAGGCACCTCGACGCGGCCCTCAGCCACTACGCCAAGGCGCGCAAGGAGCTCGACGACCTCGCCGACGACGACCGCGACCGCACGCCGATCCACCCGCAGTACGTCGCGCGGCTGGTGAGCGAGCTGGCGACCGACGACGCGGTGTTCATTCCGGATGTGGGTTCACCGGTCGTCTGGGCCGCCCGCTATCTGAAGATGAACGGGTCGCGCCGGCTCATCGGCTCGTTCAGCCACGGCACCATGGCCAACGCGGTGCCGCACGCCATCGGCGCGCAGTCGGCCTTCCCCGAACGGCAGGTGGTGGCGCTCTCGGGCGACGGCGGACTCGCCATGCTCTTCGGCGAGCTGCTCACCCTGCGCCAGAACGGGCTGCCGGTGAAGATCGTCGTGTTCAACAACTCCTCGCTCAACTTCGTCGAACTCGAGATGAAGGCGGCCGGCATCGTGAACTTCGGCACCGGCCTCGACAACCCGAACTTCGCCGACGTGGCGAACGCGCTCGGCATCCACGGCGCGCGCGTCGAGAGGCCCGGCGACCTCGAGGGCGCGCTCCGCGCCGCCTTCGCCCACGACGGGCCCGCGCTCGTCGACGTGGTGACCGCGCGGCAGGAGCTCTCCATCCCACCCACCGTCACGGCGCAGCAGGCCAAGGGCTTCGCGCTCTACGCCATCCGCACCGTGCTCTCCGGCAACGCGAAGGAGCTCGTCGACCTCGCGGAGACGAACGTGGTGCGGCGGGTGCTGCGGTAG